The DNA window GCCCGTCCTTGGCCACCGCGCGCAGGATGGGCAGCGAGATCGAATGGTCTCCGCCGACGGACAGAGGCGTGACCCCGGCCCCGACGACTGTCCGGAAGAAGGCCGCGATCTCCGCATGCGCGCCCTCCAGCTCGTAGGGCTTCTCCACCCAGGCGTCGCCCAGGTCCGCCACCCGGACGAGGTCGAAGGGCGCGACGCCGGTCGCGCCGTTGACCTTGCGGATCAGCGAGGAGGCGTTGCGCATCTCGCGCGGTCCGTGCCGCGTCCCGGTCCGGTGGGTGACGCCGCCGTCGAAGGGCACGCCCACGACGGCGAGGTCGACCCCCGCGAGATCCTCCGCATAGGGAAGGCGGAAGAAGGTCGGGATGCCGGTGTAGCGCGGCCGGCGCTGGGGATCGGCGAGTTCGGGATAGCGTTCGATCGACTTGACCATGGTTCGTGTCTCGCGTGATCGCCTCAGGGGCGCAGGACGAGGGAGCGGCCGAGGCTGAGGATCGCCCCGCCGGCGATCGACCAGGCCGCGATGCGCCGCCACCAGGCGGCGTCGACCTTGTGGAAGAGCCGGCCGCCCAGGAAGACGCCGGCGAGGGTGGGCGGCAACAGAAGGAGCGCCGTCGTCCAGGCCTCCGCCGGGATGCCGATCGTGGACGCCCGCATGACGATCGCGGCGACGTCCACGACGCCGAAGAAGACGGTGAGGTTGCCCCGGATCGAGGCGGGTGCGGCGCCGATCGCCAGGAACCAGACCACCAGGAACGGCCCGCCGACCGCGAAGGCGGAGGCGAGCACCCCGACCAGGAAGGCGATCAGGCCGCCGATCCAGGGCCGGTCCAGCCCCGGGGCGCGGAAATGGGCGAGCGACACGAGCGCGGAGGCGAGCACCGCCGCGTCGAGCGCCGGTTTGACCCAGGCCGCCGGCAGCGCACTCGCCAGCGCCGCGCCCGCCACCGTCCCGGCCACGCCGCCGACCGAGAGCGGCACGAGCCGCGCCGGCTCCGCCGCCCTGAGCGCGCCGTCGCGCAGCATCAGAGCCGTGATGGCGAGTTCCACGATCAGCACGGTGGCGGTCGTCAGCCCGGGCGGGAAGACGGCGGCGAGCGCGATCGCGGCCATCAGCGCATAACCGAACCCCGTCATTCCGCGCAGGACGCCGGCCACGAAGACGACCAGGAAGGCATAGGCGATCAGCAAGGGCGGGACTCGACCGCGGGCCGGGGGACTTCATGACTACGCCCCCGCACCCCCGACCACCAGTCCCACGCTGCGGCAGGCGCTGCTCGGAATCTAGGCAGGTGCCGAAGCGCACGTCACGTCACCCCCTGGATCGCCGGTTACACGAAAGCAAACCGCGCGTGAAACCGAAACTGCCGTTCCTGGCCCGCTTCGTGCTTTGCCGTGGGGGCTCAGCCAGAGGGAACGAGAGACATGAGCAAGACGTTGGATCCCCGGAACGACACGGCCGCCACGCTGGCCGCCGCCCGCTCCTTCACCCGCCGCACGATCCTGAAGGCGACCGCCGCGGCCGGCGCCGTCGCCGCCACCGGCCCCTGGTACGTGAAGGACGCGCTCTCGTCCTCGGGCAGCCTCAACCTCCTGCACTGGGACGACGAGCTGCCCAACCCGGTCATCCCCGAGTTCGAGAAGAAGACCGGAATCAAGATCAACTCCACGCCCTTCTCCCAGAACGAGGAGCAGATCAACAAGCTGCAGGCCACCGGCGGCGAGGGCTTCGACCTCTGCCAGCCGACGCGCGACCGCGCCCCCCAGTTCAAGGACCTCGCCCTGCTCCAGCCCTTCGATACCAAGAAGCTGAAGCTCGACGTCCTGCTGCCCGCCATGCTGGAGGGATCGACGAGCGTCTGGACCTGGGACGGCAAGCTCTACCACCTGCCGCACTGCTGGGGGTCGGAGGCGATCTCCTGGCGGACGGACCTGACCAAGCTCGACTATAAGACGCTCTCCTACGGCACGCTGTGGAACGAGGAGTACAAGGGCAAGGTGCAGGGCCGGCCCCACTCGCTCCTGCTCGGCATCGGCCTCTGGCTCGACGCCACCGGCAAGCTGCCGTCCAACCGCATGATGGACGCCTTCAAGGACGAGGCGACCATGAAGAAGATCTACGACGAGATCCTCAAGGTCGCGATCACCAAGAAGCCCTGGATCAAGCAGTTCTGGGACTCCGCCGACAACACGAAGTCGGGCCTGATGGAGAACGGCGTCGTCATCGGCCAGACCTGGGACGGCCCGCCGCTGTCGCTGAAGAAGCAGGGCAAGCCGGTCTCCTACATGGCCCCGCAGGAGGGCGCGATCGCCTGGCTCGACGGCTGGTCCATGCCGACCGGCGCCAAGAACATCGAGCAGGCCTACGAGTGGCTGAACTACGTGCACACCCCGGAGGTCTCCGCCAAGGTCGCCGACGGGTCGGGCTACAACCCGATCGCCAAGGGCGCCGACGCGCTCCTCTCCGACGTCGCCAAGAAGAATTTCCAGGAGGCCTTCCCGGACGACGCCACGTCGAAGCTGTGGCACCGCCCGCCGGAGCCGTCCTGGTTCGCGGAACTCCGCACCCAGTACGCGGAGAAGTTCAAGGCGGCCTGAGGCCTCTCGGGCTTCCTCCCGCCGGGGCCGGCCGTCTCCCAGCGGCCGGCCCCGGCAGCTCGCCCCGCCCCCACGGCCCGCTCCGGCCGCGCCCGCCGGACGGCCGCAGCCGGCCTCCACCCGGAGCCCCTCCCCGCATGACAGCCGCCGTCCAGCTCGACCGCGTCAGCGTCCGCTTCGGCACGTTCACGGCCGTCGACGACGCCAACCTGGAGATCCGGCCGGGCGAGTTCTTCTCGTTCCTCGGCCCCTCCGGATGCGGCAAGACCACGCTGCTGCGCGCCATTTCGGGTTTCGTCGAGCCGTCCGAGGGCCGCGTGTTGATCGACGGACGCGACATGCGCGGCACCGGGCCGAACGCCCGCCCGACCGCGCTCATCTTCCAGAACCTCGCCCTCTTCCCGATGATGTCGGTCGCCGACAACATCGGCTACGGCCTGCGCGTGCGCGGGGTCGGCCGCCGGGAGCGGGCCGCCAAGGTCGACCGCCTGCTCGACCTGATCGCCCTGCCCGGCCAGGGTGGCAAGCGCATCGACGAACTTTCCGGCGGCCAGAAGCAGCGCGTCGCCATCGCCCGCGCGCTCGCGGTCGAGCCGCAGGTGCTCCTGCTCGACGAGCCCCTGAGCGCGCTCGACCTGAAGCTCCGCCAGCACATGCGCAACGAGCTCCGCGCCATCCAGCGCCGGGTCGGCATCACCTTCGTGTACATCACCCACGACCAGGGCGAGGCGCTGACCATGTCGGACCGCATCGCGGTCATGAACCGGGGCGTCATCGAGCAGGTCGCCGACGGCCGCACCCTCTACAATCACCCGCGGACCGCCTTCGTGGCCGCCTTCGTGGGCGAGAACAACGCCCTGCCGGGCCGGGTCGTGGAGGTCGACGGCGACTTCGCCCGGGTCGGCACCGAGTTCGGCCCTCTGGCCGGCGTGAACGCCCGCAGGCTGATGGCGGGCTCCGAGGCGGTCCTCTTCGTCCGCCCGGAAGCCTTCGCGATCGGCCGAGAGGACGACGCCGGAATTCCGGTGCGGGTCACCGAGGCCGCCTTCGAGGGCAACGTCACCCACCTGACCCTCGCGGCTCCGTCCGGCACCCGCCTGACCGTCACCCTCTCGGGCGCCGCCGCGCGGGAGGTCCCGCCCGAGGGGGCCGCCGTAACGCTCGCCTACCGGGCCGAGGAGGCGGTCGTCCTGCCGCCCGAGCAGGCCGGCCATGCATAGCGCCCTCGGCCAGTGGGTCATCTACGCGCTGCCGCCCCTGGTCGTGGCGGCTTTCGCGCTGATGGCCTGGGCCGAGCGCCGCAAGGCTCCGGCCGGCCCCGGCTTCATCGCCCGCAACGGCTGGCCCGTCGCGCTCTTCCTCGTGGTCGCCGTCGGGCTCTGGGCGATCTTCATGATCGTCATGCCCCTCATGGCGATGATCGACCTCTCCTTACGGCCGAAGCTGCCGCCGACCCAGTGGGGCGGTCCCAAGGACTTCTACACGCTCGAGAACTACCGCTACTTCCTGTTCGGCTCGACCACCTCGACGGACGCCTGGAACGCCACCCACCTGAAGGCCTTCTTCCTGACGATCTGGGTCTCGATCCTGATCACCATCCTCGACTTCGCGATCTGCTATCCCCTCGCCTACTACATGGCCCAGGTCGCGAAGCCGGCGCGGCTCCGCCTCTTCATGCTGCTCCTGATCGCGCCCTATTGGGTCAACGAGATCCTGCGCGCCTTCGCGTTCCGCATCCTCTTCGCCAGCCAGGGGGTCATCAACAAGGCCCTGCTGGCGCTCGGGCTGGTCGACGCGCCCGTCGACTTCATCGCCGCCGACGTCGCGCTCTATTCGGGGCTCGCCTACGCGTACCTGCTCATGATGATGTTCGCCCTCTACAACGCCATCGAGACGCTCGACCGCAACCTGGTCGAGGCCGCGCGCGACCTCGGCGCCCCCTGGTGGCACATCCACGCCTTCATCGTCGTCCCGCACGCCAAGCCCGGCATCGGCTCCGGCGCCACGCTCGTCTTCATGCTGACCGCCGGGGCGATCGCGGCGCCGCTCATCCTCGGCGGGCCCAAGACCCTGTGGTTCACACCGATCGTCTACGATCGCTTCTATCAGGCCTTCAACTGGCAACAGGGTGCCGCCTACGCGCTGATCCTGCTCGTCGCCTGCATCGTCTTCGTCCTCGGCGTCCTGAAGGTCTTCCGCCTCGGCCTCGGGGAGATCGCCCGATGACCTCCCGCGCGGTCTTCCGGGCCCTGATGGGCTTCTACCTGCTGGTCTTCTTCGCCTACCTGTTCGGCCCGCTCGTGATCATGGGCATCACGGCGTTCAACACCTCGGCCTACCCCCAGATCATGCCCTTCGAGGGCTTCACGCTCGACTGGTTCGGCGTGCTCTGGAACGATAAGGACATGATCTACGGCCTGAAGAACAGCCTGTGGATCGGCCTCCTGGTCGTCCTGGTCTCCGTGCCCGTAGGCTTCGCCGGCGCGATCGTGATGACCCAGGTCTACGACCGCGCGCGCGCCTTCTACTACCTCGTGGTGGTCTCCCCGGTCCTCACCCCCGGCGTCATCATCGGCATCTCGACGGTCGTCTTCTGGCGCCAGACCACCCAGGCGACCGGCCTGAAGTTCATCTACGACGGCACGGTCCTGACCGTCCTCGCCCAGTCGAGCTTCATCTCGGCCTACACCATGCTGATCTTCCTGGCCCGGCTGGCCCGCTTCGACCGCACGCTGGATGAGGCCGCCCTCGACCTCGGCGCCACCCGGGCCCAGGTCTTCCGCCATGTGCTGATCCCCTTCATGGCCCCCGCCATCGGCTCCGCCGCCGTGATCGCCTTCCTGTCCTCCTTCGAGAACTACAACACCACGACCTTCGCGATCCTCGCCGACAAGACGCTGACCACCGTCCTCGCCGGCCGCGTCCGCCAGGGCACGACCCCGGCCCTCTCCGCCCTCGCGGTCGCCGTCGTGGCCGTGACGGTGGCGGGCGCGATCCTGTACGAGCTCCTGAAGCGCCGCGAGGCCGCCCGGGCCGAAGCCCGCGCGGAGGCGGCCCATCGCGCCGAGGTGGAGGAGCTGAACGCCGGCCCCGTGGCCGCCTAGGAGTGCCGATGCGGCCCGTCCTCGACCTCTTCATGCCGTGGCTCGCGCCGGCCGGGCGGTTGGAGGCCCGCGACGGGCCTGGACGAACACGGCCGAGACGGAAGAGACTTGGCCGCCCCACGTGACCCGAACCCCGAGCCCGCCATGATCGCCAACTCGCACGACCTCATCGACCGCGCCTCGCTCGTCCACCAGCAGACCGACCTCGCCGCCTACGCGGAGACCGGCGGCACCATCATCGGCCGCGGCGAGGGCGTCTACGTCTACGACGAGGCGGGCAACAAGTACCTGGAGGCGATGGCCGGGCTCTGGTGCGCCTCGCTCGGCTTCTCCGAGCGGCGCCTTGCCGAGGTCGCCTACCGGCAGATGCTGGAGCTGCCCTACTACCACACGTTCTTCGCCAAGAGCCACGTGCCGGCCGCCGAGCTCGCCGATCGCCTGCTCGCCATCACCCCGAAGGGCATGTCCAAGGCGATGTTCCAGTGCTCCGGCTCGGAGGCCAACGACGCCGCCATCAAGCTCGTCTGGTACTACAACAACGCGCTCGGCCGGCCGAAGAAGAAGAAGATCATCGGCCGCGTCCGCGGCTATCACGGCAACACGGTCGCCTCCGTCAGCGTCTCCGGCCAGCCCCACATGCAGGGCGACTTCGACGTCCCCCTCCCCCAGTTCCGGCACGCGGACAACCCGCACTGGTATCGCTTCCACGAGGAGGGCGAAAGCGAGGAGGCCTTCTCGCAGCGGATGGCCGACAACCTCGAGAAGCTCATCCTCGCCGAGGACCCCGACACCGTGGCGGCCTTCTTCGCCGAGCCCGTCCAGGGCGGCGGCGGCGCCATCACGCCGCCGAAGGGCTATTTCGAGAGGATCCAGCCGATCCTGAAGAAGTACGACATCCTGTTCCTCGCCGACGAGGTCATCTGCGGCTTCGGCCGGACCGGCAACATGTGGGGCTCGGAGACCTACGGCCTGGAGCCCGACATGGTCTCCTGCGCCAAGGCGCTCTCCGCCGCCTACCAGCCGATCTCGGCCCTGATGATCTCGGGGCCGATCTACGAGGCCATGCTGGCGGAATCGAAGAAGCTCGGCACCTTCGGGCACGGCTTCACCTACGGCGGCCACCCGGTCGCCTGCGCGGTCGCCCTGGAGACCCTGAAGATCTACGAGGAGCGCGACATCCTCGGCCACGTCCGCAAGGTCTCGCCCGTCATGCAGGACGGCCTGAAGGCGACCGAGGACCACCCGCTCGTCGGCAACGCCCGCGGCGTCGGCCTGATCGCCGGCGTCGAGATCATGCTCGACAAGGCGAGGCGCATCCCCTTCGCGCCGGAGGCCAAGGCCGGCCTCGTGGTCCAGGACGAGTGCCAGAAGGCCGGCCTGATCGTCCGCGCGATCGGCGACCGCATCGCCTTCACGCCCCCGCTGGTCATCACCGCGGGCGAGCTCGACGAGATGCTCGCCAAGTTCCGCAAGGGCCTCGACGGCGCCCTCGACCGCCTGAAGCCGGCCTGACCCGGCCGGGCCGCTCCGTCAGGCCTTTGTGGCCGAGAAGGCCATGCGTCTCTGGTCGAAGCCGAGGTTGGGCCTCAGCCGCTCCGCCCGGAAGCCCGCGGCCGCGAGCCGGGCGAGCAGCTCCGCCTCCCCATGCCGCGCGAGCCCGATCTCGGCCCGGAGCTTGCGGTAGGGGGAGAAGAACATGGCCGCGAGCCCGCCGAGGGCGGCGAGCACGAAGCCGTGGCGCCAGCCCGTGGCGAGCAGGTTGCGGACGTCCCCGACGAGGTCGTCCTCGGGCGGGATGACGTCGGCGACGACGAGGCGCCCGCCCGGACGCAGGAGTGCCTTCGCATCGCGGAGGAGCGCGCCGAGCGCGGGCTCGTCCAGGTACTGCAGCACCGAGTTGACCACCATCAGGTCGACCCGCCCCGCGTAGTCGCGCGCCAGCTCCTCCGGCGACACGACCCGGATCCGCGCCTCGCCGCCGACCCGCGCGGCGACCCGCCGCCGCGTGTTCTCGGCGGCGTCGCAGAGCACGAGCTCCCCGCAGGCGCGCGCCACCTGCTCGGCCGCCAGCGCGTCGCCGCAGCCCCAGTCGACCACGACCGCGTCCGGCCGCGGCACCAGCGCCGCGATGTCGGCCGCGACCTTGTCGTAGTGCACCCGGCGGTGCCGGTCGTTCACGTAGATCCGGTGCGTGCCGTTCCAGAAGTCGAGCCAAGCCTGTGCCATCCGTCCTCCCGCCAGGGACCCGCGCGACCCTAGTGCAACGCCGCGGCGGAGCGCAACGCCGCCCCGGAAATCCCCGGCCGGGCAAGGAGATCGGCAAGTTTTGGGGCGAGCCGGGCCGACGGACCTGCCGCCGGGCGTCACCACGGCCCCCGCAGCCCCGGGAACCCCCGCCCGCCTCGGGCGTTGCCGCTCCACCTCTCGCCTTCCCGCTGCCGCAAGGCTCACGCTATAAGGGGCGGACAGCCCGGCGGGCCCGGCAGGTCCGGTTGCGCGCGAGGCCGAGGGAGACGGGCGCATGCGGTGGGAAGGCCGGGAGGAAAGCTCCAACGTCGAGGACCGGCGCGGTGAAGGCGGCGGGTTCGACACGGGCGGCGGGTTCGGCGGCGGCCTCGGCGGCGGCGGCCTCGGCATGCCGATAAACCTTGGCGGCGGCGGCATCGGCACGATCATCCTGTTTCTGATCGTCGCCTGGATCTTCGGGATCAATCCGCTGTCGCTCCTGTCCGGTCAATCGGTCGGGCCCGGACCGTCCCAGTACGAGCGCCAGACGCGCCAGCCGGCCCCGCAGGGCTCCGTCCGCCGCGACGAGCTCACCCGCTTCACGGCGGTCGTGCTGCGCGACACCGAGCAGCGCTGGGCCGAGATCCTGCCCCAGCAGGCCGGGGATCTCGTCCGCAAGGCGGCGGGCATGCGCTACCAGGAGCCGACCCTCGTGATCTTCTCCGGCGCGACGCGCTCCGGCTGCGGCACGGCCAACGCCCAGACGGGGCCCTTCTACTGCCCGGCCGACCGCAAGGTCTACATCGACCTCGCCTTCTACGACCAGCTGAAGACCCGCTTCCGCGCGCCCGGCGACTTCGCCCAGGCCTACGTGGTCTCCCACGAGATCGGCCACCACATCCAGAACCTGCTCGGCATCCTGCCGGCCTTCAACGAGGCCCGCCAGCGCATGAGCGAGCGCGACGCCAACCGCGCTTCGGTGCGCGTCGAGCTGCAGGCCGACTGCCTCGCCGGCGTCTGGGCGCACCATGCCCAGAAGGAGCGCGACTTCATCGAGCCCGGCGACATCGAGGAGGCGCTGAACGCCGCCTCGCGGATCGGCGACGACGCCATCCAGCGGACCATCCAGGGCTACGCGGTGCCGGACAGCTTCACGCACGGCACGTCGCAGCAGCGCGTCCGCTGGTTCCGCGCCGGCTTCGACTCCGGCCGCATGGGCTCCTGCGACACCTTCAACACGAGCCAGCTCTAGGCGGCCGCGGAACCACCCGCGCGCCCCATCTGGAGCGCGGAGTGACCGCGCGACGGCCCCCTGCCCTTCGCGAATCCCTTACCGCTCGGCGACTTGCGGCTCGCCCTTGCGCTCGCGGATGAGGTTCACGAATCGCGTGAAGAGATAGTGGCTGTCGCGCGGACCGGGCGAGGCCTCCGGGTGGTACTGCACCGAGAAGACCGGCTTTCCCTTCAGGCGGATGCCGCAGTTGGTTCCGTCGAAGAGCGAGACGTGGGTCTCCTCGACGTTGGCCGGCAGGCTCTCGCGGTCGACCGCGAAGCCGTGGTTCATCGACGTGATCTCCACCTTGCCGGTGGTGAAGTCCTTCACCGGATGGTTCGCGCCGTGATGGCCCTGGTGCATCTTGGCGGTCCGGCCGCCGAGCGCGAGCCCGAGCATCTGGTGCCCGAGGCAGATGCCGAAGGTCGGCAGGCCCTCGTCCACCAGCCGCCGGATGGTCGGCACCGCATATTCGCCCGTCGCCGCCGGGTCGCCCGGGCCGTTGGAGAGGAAGACGCCGTCCGGCCGGTGGGCCAGCACGTCCTCGGCCGTCGCGGTCGCGGGCAGCACGGTGACGCGGCAGCCGGCGTCCGCCAGCAGGCGAAGGATATTGCGCTTCACCCCGTAGTCGATCGCCACCACGTGGTACTTCGGGTCGGTCTGGTGGCCGTAGCCCTCGCCCAGGTGCCAGCTCGTCTCGTCCCACGTGAAGGTCTGCCCGGCGGTCACCCCCGGCACGAGGTCCATGCCGACGAGGCCCGGCCAGGCCTTCGCCTCGGCCTTCAGGGCCTCCACGTCGAAGGCCCCCTCCGGGTCGTGCGCCACGACCGCGTTGGGCATGCCCGCCTCGCGGATGAGCGCCGTCAGGGCGCGCGTGTCGACGCCCGCGATGCCGACGATCCCGCGCGCCTTCAGCCACTGGTCGAGGTGCCGCGAGGCGCGCCAGTTCGCCGGATCGGTGATGTCGGCCTTGAGGACGACGCCGCGCGCGCCCGTCACGGCCGCCATGTTGACGGTCTCGATGTCCTCGTCGTTGACCCCGACATTGCCGATATGCGGGAACGTGAAGGTGATGATCTGCCCGGCATAGGAGGGATCCGTCAGGATCTCCTGGTATCCCGTCATCGCCGTGTTGAAGCAGACCTCGCCCACTTGCCGGCCGACCGCGCCGAGGCCGAAGCCTTCGACGACCGTCCCGTCGGCGAGCACGAGAAGCGCCGTCGGTCGCGGATCCGCCCAGGCGTTCGGGTCCGTTCCGGGGGCGTTTCCGGTCGCGCTCATGGGCTTGCTTCCTGACGGTGTTGATCTAGAACTCGGCCGACCCGATATCGTCGGCAACGGTCGACGGATGAATCCGTCGCGCTGAGATAAGGGCGGACGCTCCGCCCGTCAACGTTTCCGCCCCGTCTTGCCCGGCGGCACCCGCGAGGACCGGCCATGCGCCAGCGACTGAACGACGATCTGAAGGCGGCCATGAAGGCCGGCGACAAGGCGAAGGTCTCGACGCTGCGGATGATCACCTCGGCCGTCAAGGACAAGGACATCGCCTCGCGCGGCGGCGCGGCCGCGGGCACCATCCCGGACGCCGAGATCGTCGAGCTGATGACGAAGCTCATCAAGTCCCGCGAGGAATCGGCCCGCCTCTACGATGAGGGCGGCCGCCCCGAACTCGCCGCCGCCGAACGCGCCGAGATCGCCATCATCCGCGACTACCTGCCCCGTCAGATGGACCCGGCCGAGGTGGACGCGGCCGTGCGCGCGATCGTGACGGAGGTCGGCGCGGCGAGCGTCAAGGACATGGGCAAGGTCATGTCCGCGCTCAAGGAGCGCTACGCCGGCCGCATGGACATGGGCAAGGCCGGCGCCGTGGTGAAGGCCGTGCTCGCGGGGTGAGGCGAGAACGGGAGAGGGCAGCTCAGGCGTCGAACAGGAACGCCGGGTGCTTCACCGCGAAATACCTCTCGCTGACGGCCTCGTTGTCCTTCCTGAAGAGGGCGGCAAGCTTGGCCTTGAGCTCGCCGAGGTCCGGCCGGGACCGTTGCGGCGGCTCGTCCTGCATCAGTTCGGTCCTGATCGTTTCCTTGATCTCCCGGACGGACTTGTTCTCGTCCTTGAGGGCGCGGACCAGTTCGAGCGCCTTGCCCACCTGTTCGGCGCCGAGACCCTGGTTCCGGCTCTCGACCGGGATGACGTCGGCCGTGAGATCGGTGCCGGTCCCCAGCTTGAGGAAGGTCCGTACGAAGCCGGGGAAGTCCGCCCGCAGGTACTCGAACGGCAGCACCACCAGCTTGTCCCGACCGTAGTGGCGCTCCACCGTGCTTAGGAGGGTCGACCAGCGCATCAGCTCCAGCCTGACCTCCTGCTCCCAGTACGGCCGGAACTCGGAGGTCACCCGGCCGTGGCGCAGCCTGTGCAGGTAGCAGGAGAGCAGGAACTCGTCCTGGCGCCGCACCGTGACGATGACCTTGTGCGGCGGGATCCCCAGCTTGTCGGTGAACCTGAACGCGCGCTCCGGCGCGGCGTCCCACGTCTTCTTGGAGGGATTCATCAGGGGACCCGTGCAGCCCTCGTCGCTCAGCAGCACGCAGCGCGTCGATTCGATCTCCTGCCGGAGCGGCGTGAAGGCGCTGTCGGCGGGTTCCGCCTTGCCCCGGATGAACTGGCCGATCTCGCTCTTCTGGAACCTGGGGGTGAAGTGATAGCGCACGCCATGCTTGGCCAGCTCCTCGTCCAGGCTCTTGAGCGTGTGCTGAAGAGACGTCGTACCCGTCTTCGGAGCCCCGATGTGGATCGCGTACATTCTCGTCCTCGTCCTCGATCACCAGTTTGCTACCGAGTCCCTGCCCTCCGGCAAGTCGTCAGTCCAGTCGGGCGCTTCCGCAGTGTAGGCGAACGATGCCATGCCGGCATTGAGAAGCGCGCTGTACAGAGGCAACCGGAACAAGGCGGCATCCGCACTGACGAGGTCCGAGTAGCATGCGAGTTCCTCGACGGCCAAGAGTTCGAAGCCGGACACGGCCAGCGTCGCCGCTGCGAGTACCCGGAACGGGAGCCGACAGACCCATCCGGCGAACAGCGCCATGGCCGCCGCCGCGAGGATCGGGACTGCACAGGCCATGGCGGATTCCTTGGGGCCCGGTACGCCGTTGTGACCATAGGCATGGAACGCGAGACATGCAAAAATAGGCATGTTGGTCGCGACTCGGAACGACCCTCGGCCATGGGCTTCGAGAATGAACGACGGAAATCCACAGAGTTCCGGAGCAGAACCGTGCGTCCGCGCGACGCCGCTCTGCCCGCCGGTGCGCCGTGGTCCAGTGCCCGTCCGGTCGCCCGCCTCCGATGCCCTCCGCCCCCTCACCGCTGCCCGACGCCCGTTGGCGCCGAAGTCGCCTCGGACGCATCCCCGACGCGGCACGCCGGAGCGGGGCGACATCGTTCCCGTACGACCGGCACGCGGACGGGCGCCGGTCGGGATCGGGACGGCCAGGGTGGATCGCGGGGCATCCTCCACGCCCGACGGTTGCGCGCGGCCGCGCCGGACCGGCCTGTGCCGCGCAGCCTGAAGGGTCGAGATGGTGCAGCTCTATCTGCATATCGGCATGCACAAGACCGGCTCGACGAGCATCCAGGACGCGCTCGAGGAGAACCGCGGGCTCTTGCGCGAATCCGGCATCCTGTTTCCCGACCTCGGCGACAACCAGTCCCGCGTCCTGAACCGCGCCTTCGGGACCTCCGAGGACGCCGCCCAGGACACCTCGCGCGTCAATGACATCGCCGAACGCCTCGTCCAGCAGCTCAAGGAGAACCCCGTCGACCGGCTCGTCATCTCGTCGGAGGCGTTGTTCCATTACCGCGCCCGACGCCGGGATGCCCTGAAATCGGTGCTGGATCGGATCACCGACGACGTCCGGGTGATCGTCTACGTGCGCGAGCCGATCGCCTGGGCGACCAGCCAGGCACAGCAGCATCTGCGCCATGGACGCATAACGCTCGACGAACTGGCGTCGCAAACGGCGACCGACGACGGCCGCAGGGGCCGTTCCGTGTTCCCGCGCTACAGAGCCGGCATCGAGGCCTGGATGAACGCCTACGGACCCGGCGCCATGGACATACGACCCTTCGGCTCCGAGCATTTCGTCGGCGGCACGTTGATGTCCGATTTTTGCGCCGCCCTGGGTGC is part of the Prosthecomicrobium sp. N25 genome and encodes:
- the ypfJ gene encoding KPN_02809 family neutral zinc metallopeptidase, which gives rise to MRWEGREESSNVEDRRGEGGGFDTGGGFGGGLGGGGLGMPINLGGGGIGTIILFLIVAWIFGINPLSLLSGQSVGPGPSQYERQTRQPAPQGSVRRDELTRFTAVVLRDTEQRWAEILPQQAGDLVRKAAGMRYQEPTLVIFSGATRSGCGTANAQTGPFYCPADRKVYIDLAFYDQLKTRFRAPGDFAQAYVVSHEIGHHIQNLLGILPAFNEARQRMSERDANRASVRVELQADCLAGVWAHHAQKERDFIEPGDIEEALNAASRIGDDAIQRTIQGYAVPDSFTHGTSQQRVRWFRAGFDSGRMGSCDTFNTSQL
- the carA gene encoding glutamine-hydrolyzing carbamoyl-phosphate synthase small subunit, whose protein sequence is MSATGNAPGTDPNAWADPRPTALLVLADGTVVEGFGLGAVGRQVGEVCFNTAMTGYQEILTDPSYAGQIITFTFPHIGNVGVNDEDIETVNMAAVTGARGVVLKADITDPANWRASRHLDQWLKARGIVGIAGVDTRALTALIREAGMPNAVVAHDPEGAFDVEALKAEAKAWPGLVGMDLVPGVTAGQTFTWDETSWHLGEGYGHQTDPKYHVVAIDYGVKRNILRLLADAGCRVTVLPATATAEDVLAHRPDGVFLSNGPGDPAATGEYAVPTIRRLVDEGLPTFGICLGHQMLGLALGGRTAKMHQGHHGANHPVKDFTTGKVEITSMNHGFAVDRESLPANVEETHVSLFDGTNCGIRLKGKPVFSVQYHPEASPGPRDSHYLFTRFVNLIRERKGEPQVAER
- a CDS encoding GatB/YqeY domain-containing protein, with the protein product MRQRLNDDLKAAMKAGDKAKVSTLRMITSAVKDKDIASRGGAAAGTIPDAEIVELMTKLIKSREESARLYDEGGRPELAAAERAEIAIIRDYLPRQMDPAEVDAAVRAIVTEVGAASVKDMGKVMSALKERYAGRMDMGKAGAVVKAVLAG